The DNA segment TTCTACCAATCTTTCACCGCTATGCGGTTTTGTTTATATGTAAAGAAATGACATTATGGGCTATTAATTTACATTGAATTTTAATTCAAGTTAAAAATATGAAACCACTACGTGGTTTTTGTTTATATGTAAAGTGACATGCTGTGTTATTATTTACATTTTACTATAATTCGCATTTTGTGTCACCCCTGCCTCGTCCGGCAGGTAAACCTACGGGGGTTCAACTGATTCATAGGGGAGGTTCTGTTATACCATTCTGTCACCTCTACGAGGTTTGATTGTATGTAAAAAATAAAATGATTCGATTTAATTTTTAATTATCTCATAATCGAGCGGTGAGGATAGAAAATATTCGAATACTTTATGCTAATTAAATTTAACGATGATTCAACCGCGTAGACTTTACCTTCCTGATAAGGCAGGGGTGATACGTTTGTAACAAAAGATACCTTCTAGAATCGAAGGGAACCCTGAGGTGAAAGAAAATTTAAATCGAGGCAAAATGTTGAATCAAAACTAAAATTAAAATTAACGATAAACCAACCGCGTAGCGGTTGCATACTTTTAACAAAAATGTAAATCGAGGCAAAATGTTGAATCAAAACTAAAAATTAAATTTTACGATGCACCAACCACATCGCTTACCTTCCCCTGATAAGGTAGGTGAAATGTTGGTAGCAAAAATGCCGTCCCTAGAACCAATAGAACGCAGCCTTGCCTGCCGGACAAGGCAGGGGTGAAACAAAAAATGTGAATCGAGGCAAACTAGTTGAATCAAAACTAAAAATTATATGTAACGATAACCCAACCGCATCGCGGTGAAAGATTGGTAGAAAAATGCCCTCCCAAGAAACAGGTAAACCCCAGCGGGGTGACACAAAAATTGTGATTCAAACAAAAGTTGTTTTTGGTTAACCTGATAATTTGCTTAAAACGTTGCGATTGGAACGATGCAGAAACTCCTAGTCCGGATCGCAGTGGAAACAAGCTAATGTACCAATGTGTTAATGTGCTGATGTGCTAATGGAACAGCGGGTTTTGAGGTTGATTTATAATTTAATGCTTGTTGCAACGAAGAGCCGGTAGGGGATTTTATTGGGGGTGGGGGATGTTGCTACTCCAAAAATGTTTTCTTCAAGCTGCTTTGTTTTGCAGTTTGGTGCGGAAAACGCTGAGTTTTAAATTTTCGCTCATCATGTGGATGCCGTTGTAAATCATGACTAAACTTACCATCATAATGACGTGACTGATGTCTTTGTAATTAAACCAGGGGCTCAGCGAAAATTGTTGAGTGTGAATTAAAACGGTAAAAACGAAATGCCCATTCCGACATGATCCAGCCGCTGCCGGAATGACTGCGTTGCCAGGCGATGAAGTGGGTTAAAAAAATGAGGAATAACCCCGCCGCTGCGTGAATTTTAAATATTTCGAAATTATTGCTGATAAAGGTGTAAGCCATGAATACGGCGAGCAATACAAAATTGGTAATCGTTAAAAATTTGCGCACACCGGAATCCATATTTGTGAAGCGGATGGTGGCTTTGAGGGCAAAAAACACGGAAATGCTGCTAAAAACGGTCATCGCCATAAACAGGGTATTATACCACCAGATTGCTTCAGTCCCGTTTAAGGCATGTGCTAAAGCCCCAGTGCCGGTCGAAATACCCATAAATAGAAAAAACATGCGCCACGAATTATTAAAAAAACTCTCGTTGAGCCTATTTTTAATGCGTGCGAACAGGGTAAAACTGATTACCGCTAAAACGATATCTGTTAAACTAGTCACCGGCTCGCCAATGGTAAGTCCGGCCACAGTTATTATCTCTATCTCCAATGCCTGGTCCTGCTGTTTTTGGTCAGTCGGCTATGATTTGCCGACACACAATGTTAAATAAAGTTGTGCAAAGTTACGGCATCTGTATATACATTTTGGTGCCAGAACTTCGAATTCGGACTTATTTAACACTGCTTTCGCGGCTAAACTTACAGACAGGCTATTTTAGCGATAAAATCCACTCAGTGATTACCTGCATGGCATGTTCATTAAATGATTCTGCATTGGTGGCATATTCCATCGGTGAGCCGCTGTTGGAAGTTTGAAATAAATGGTTGAGATTTTCCAGCGGCACAATTTTATAATTTTTGTTTCCGGCAACCTGCAATGCTTTTTCTATTGCGCCGAGATTTTCTTTGTATGGCACTTGTAAATCTGTTGTTCCATTAATTGCCAATACCGGAATTTTTGTTTTTTCGAGCGCAGGACGTGGGTCGTAACTGATAAAATATTTCATCCACATATTTGCATAAAAATCGATGCTTGATGTTGTGTCGGCAATGGTCATTTGAATTTCTTCCAATACATCGGGTGATGTTGCTATGAGAAATTCTTTATTGAGCGCAATAATTTTTTTCGCCATAATTGCTGTATCCGTTTCGGTTTTTACTACCTGAATAATTTGGTGACGCAATTGATTTAAGGCTTTTACTGCAGGTTCACTATAACCGCCTGCTTTTGCAATTAAATCGCCTTGTAAATACAAAATTGAATCGCCTGCAATGCCCGGCCCAGCTATTAAAACAATAAAATCGACATTTTTATTTTGAGTTGCAGCAAGCGGTGCAATTAATCCGCCTTCGCTATGTCCGGCAATTCCAATTTCACTGATATTAAGGTCCTTACGCGATTTTAAATAATTGACTGCAGCACTCGCGTCTGTCGCAAAATCTGCACTCGTTGCCGATTCAAAATTACCTGTCGATTTTGCAATCCCGCGATCATCATAACGCAAAACAATAATACCTTTTCGTGTGAGGTAATCGCTTAATACTAAAAATGGTTCATGACCGAGCAAGGCTTCGTTTCGGTTTTGCGGACCGCTACCGGTAACCAAAACAACAGCTTTAAAAGGACCATTTCCTTCGGGAATTGTAAGCGTTCCTGCCAACGTTACGCTATCGGCCATTTTATTTTGAAACGTTACTTCTTCTTCTTTATAAGGATACGGTTTTACAGGAGTTTGTAAACGTTTAGCGGGCTCAACGGAGTCCACCTTTGCAAGATTTACCGGAAGATTTGAACCACCTTGCATCCATACGCCTGCAATTTCATTTTTTTCGGGATTGTAATTGCCTTTAAATCCGCCGTTGATGGCAGGAATCGTGATATCTAAAACATTATTTGTAAACGTAGTTTTTGTTGTCGGAATACCATAAGCGCCCTGGTCGGGACTGTCGAGCGTTGTAACTAGTGAATCGCCTTGTTCCGACATATTAAAACAATGCGCAGTTCTACACCAACGTTCAGTTTGCTCATCCATTTTCCGGAAATATTTTGGGAGAAGGCATTTGCTGCAATAAAGTTCAGCAGCAGGCAAAACAGCATCCATTTTTCATAACAACTAATTTCCAACAAAGGTAATAGGATGCTTGGTAGCAATGGTATTTTTTCGACGGGCATGGATGTTTATGCGATAAACACGATACAATTTAATACCAACTGATTTAAATATCAGCATACCAATTCACCGTCATGAAATTGAAAAAATAAAAATACCTGCTAATAAAAAAACAAACCGGAAATTAACGCATTTCGCTGCTTACTTTTTCTGCAATTGCAGTTCTGCCGGGATATACTTTTAATGATTCCTGCAAACAATCCATTGCTTTATTAATATCATTTTATTTAATACGTAAGCGATGCGCACTTCATTTTTCCTAATCCCGGGGTAGAATAAAATCCGGTTGCGGGAGCAAGCATTACGGTTTCATTATTATAATTAAATGATTCGAGCAACCACTGACAAAATACATCGGCATCATCGATTGGTAATCGTGCTATTGCATAAAATGCACCACCGGGGTTGGACATAAACACCATCCATCGCATTTAATCGCTGCACACATAAATTGCGGCGTTCA comes from the Bacteroidota bacterium genome and includes:
- a CDS encoding alpha/beta fold hydrolase, producing the protein MDEQTERWCRTAHCFNMSEQGDSLVTTLDSPDQGAYGIPTTKTTFTNNVLDITIPAINGGFKGNYNPEKNEIAGVWMQGGSNLPVNLAKVDSVEPAKRLQTPVKPYPYKEEEVTFQNKMADSVTLAGTLTIPEGNGPFKAVVLVTGSGPQNRNEALLGHEPFLVLSDYLTRKGIIVLRYDDRGIAKSTGNFESATSADFATDASAAVNYLKSRKDLNISEIGIAGHSEGGLIAPLAATQNKNVDFIVLIAGPGIAGDSILYLQGDLIAKAGGYSEPAVKALNQLRHQIIQVVKTETDTAIMAKKIIALNKEFLIATSPDVLEEIQMTIADTTSSIDFYANMWMKYFISYDPRPALEKTKIPVLAINGTTDLQVPYKENLGAIEKALQVAGNKNYKIVPLENLNHLFQTSNSGSPMEYATNAESFNEHAMQVITEWILSLK